In one Ferroacidibacillus organovorans genomic region, the following are encoded:
- a CDS encoding class D sortase translates to MNTRAIMRLAGASLIVIGAGWLAQIPLWFANARVAGQSQLRQEDQILAHQASPASLAPSSMVYTPQNTSAGLQFMPLSDVVAPREPTPAPGKGIGLIQIPALSLIAPIVQGTADVDLERAVGHLPGSALPGQIGRGILAAHNATWFRHIDRLRTGDLLTVTTTYGQFVYRIIAHHIVRTGTALANSATPEIVLETCYPLGALYLTPYRYLVEAQLVSGKLFHQSPPIARKIPGNITWQPVVPAALWREGLTLATNPIPMGSLTYSGSPSIVWSESNSPLAAANAFEELFAGWLHASALKQHAWLSAMGTKALGINPFWGASLHRVSYASSFQVNLRVAGSHLIQATANVTALVNGRRYDIRMSAIPASGGHLKLQTIDTHYGG, encoded by the coding sequence TTGAACACACGCGCCATCATGCGCCTGGCAGGCGCGTCTCTCATCGTCATCGGTGCAGGGTGGCTCGCACAGATTCCACTCTGGTTCGCAAACGCGCGCGTTGCGGGACAGAGCCAACTCCGCCAAGAGGATCAGATATTGGCGCATCAAGCGAGTCCAGCCTCTCTTGCTCCGTCATCCATGGTGTACACTCCGCAGAACACATCGGCAGGGCTTCAGTTCATGCCGCTATCTGACGTGGTTGCGCCAAGAGAACCGACACCCGCGCCGGGAAAAGGCATCGGCCTGATCCAGATCCCTGCACTTTCACTGATTGCACCCATTGTACAAGGGACAGCGGATGTTGACTTAGAGCGTGCCGTCGGCCATCTGCCCGGTAGTGCCCTTCCCGGCCAAATTGGGCGCGGCATACTTGCCGCACACAACGCGACGTGGTTTCGCCACATTGATCGCCTGCGCACAGGAGATCTGCTCACTGTCACGACGACGTACGGTCAATTTGTCTATCGCATCATAGCCCACCACATCGTACGCACAGGCACGGCGCTTGCAAACTCCGCCACACCAGAAATTGTTCTCGAAACCTGTTACCCACTGGGCGCTCTTTATTTAACGCCTTATCGCTACTTGGTGGAAGCGCAGCTTGTCTCAGGAAAACTCTTTCACCAATCTCCGCCGATCGCGCGCAAAATTCCTGGAAACATCACTTGGCAGCCCGTCGTTCCCGCCGCATTGTGGCGTGAGGGGTTAACCCTTGCGACCAATCCGATCCCTATGGGAAGCCTCACATACTCTGGAAGTCCGTCGATCGTATGGTCAGAAAGCAACTCCCCTCTTGCCGCCGCCAATGCATTCGAGGAACTGTTTGCCGGATGGCTCCACGCATCCGCCCTCAAACAGCATGCGTGGCTGAGCGCGATGGGCACAAAAGCGCTGGGTATCAACCCATTTTGGGGTGCATCCCTTCACCGTGTCAGCTATGCAAGCAGTTTTCAAGTAAATCTAAGGGTAGCAGGCTCTCACCTGATCCAAGCGACGGCAAACGTGACCGCACTCGTCAACGGTCGACGCTATGATATCCGCATGAGT
- a CDS encoding MFS transporter, with product MSNFLIFKNDNLIKLLFATLISQIGTQISFIALPLIAVTILHSSAFQVSVLNALDFLPFALFSLPIGAWVDKCNRRPIVMVSDLFRAMILLSVPVTVHYDMRSIWLLYIVVFAVASFTVSFDVASEALLPTIIQKDELQSGNAALELSQSAAKIVGPSIAGGLISILSAPFAVIFDCISFICSAVIFLSLQVKEIRTRWTENVNTSKPSVLSEIREGMYFVLHHEFLKHFAVFSGLSNLGWSLIEGILMVYAVRILHFGPGMIGIIFTISNIGLIAAASLSIFVRKLLPLGTTVIVSTMLQGAGIVFVSIASWYAPLISLTLGLLLRSYGVVSYGINAAHIRQNITPDAMRGRVSATMRFISWSTIPIGSMMGGLLATEIGVPQAMEIGAVLSVFAVIWITVSPIRSIHIK from the coding sequence TTGTCTAATTTCCTCATTTTCAAAAATGATAATCTCATTAAATTGTTATTTGCGACTTTAATTAGCCAAATTGGAACACAAATTTCTTTTATTGCTCTGCCTCTGATTGCAGTCACTATTCTACACTCTTCCGCATTTCAGGTCAGTGTCCTGAACGCACTGGATTTTCTCCCCTTTGCATTATTTTCGCTACCTATCGGCGCGTGGGTTGACAAATGCAATCGCCGACCCATTGTCATGGTCAGTGATCTTTTTCGCGCAATGATTCTATTGTCTGTACCTGTTACCGTTCATTATGACATGCGTTCCATCTGGCTTCTCTATATCGTGGTATTTGCTGTGGCCAGTTTCACAGTGTCTTTTGATGTTGCATCTGAGGCGTTATTACCAACCATCATACAAAAAGACGAATTACAAAGCGGAAATGCCGCATTAGAACTCAGTCAATCTGCTGCAAAGATTGTCGGCCCAAGCATTGCTGGCGGTCTCATTTCGATACTTTCTGCGCCCTTTGCAGTAATTTTTGATTGCATAAGTTTCATTTGTTCCGCTGTTATTTTTTTGTCGCTTCAGGTAAAAGAAATAAGAACAAGATGGACTGAAAATGTCAACACATCCAAACCTAGCGTGTTATCCGAGATCAGAGAAGGTATGTACTTTGTACTTCATCATGAATTCTTAAAACACTTTGCAGTATTTTCTGGATTGTCCAATCTTGGTTGGTCTCTCATTGAAGGAATTTTAATGGTATATGCTGTACGAATCTTACATTTTGGCCCTGGAATGATCGGCATCATTTTTACAATCTCAAACATTGGACTGATTGCAGCAGCTTCACTTTCAATTTTCGTTCGAAAGTTGCTGCCACTGGGCACGACGGTGATTGTTTCTACCATGTTGCAAGGGGCAGGCATTGTATTCGTTTCGATAGCATCATGGTATGCTCCACTCATATCCCTGACCCTGGGGCTTCTTTTACGATCGTACGGCGTCGTGTCCTATGGAATAAACGCTGCACATATTCGACAGAACATTACACCTGACGCAATGAGAGGAAGAGTATCGGCAACAATGAGATTCATCAGTTGGAGTACTATTCCAATAGGATCGATGATGGGGGGATTGCTTGCTACGGAAATCGGTGTGCCTCAAGCAATGGAAATTGGTGCTGTCTTGTCTGTGTTCGCCGTCATTTGGATCACTGTATCCCCCATACGTTCAATCCATATCAAGTGA